A window from Cryptomeria japonica chromosome 1, Sugi_1.0, whole genome shotgun sequence encodes these proteins:
- the LOC131043583 gene encoding NDR1/HIN1-like protein 12, whose amino-acid sequence MAEHHRPTSDLENDSSKQLSGSIYLRTNNTGPIERPSRRHLRCSDKFVRYLCAFFISFLFVVAVVIFVAWISVRPHKPRVVLDYAAISYFHVSNVSLDATMNFNVSFRNSNEKVVIFYDNFFVEVIYSSERIASGSVPKFVQGEKNTTVIQPRAQAHLLRLDPQTSAELAADNQAGRIGFDLKMTAKTRFKLGRWSTKHYRMTVKCVKLVINFIPGPFHRQKCRVFF is encoded by the coding sequence ATGGCAGAACATCATAGGCCAACCAGTGATCTTGAGAACGACAGCAGCAAGCAACTGAGCGGGTCGATCTATTTGCGCACCAACAACACCGGCCCAATCGAGCGCCCATCGCGCCGCCATTTGCGCTGCAGCGATAAATTTGTGAGATACTTGTGCGCATTTTTCATCTCATTTCTTTTCGTTGTGGCCGTCGTGATCTTCGTTGCATGGATCTCAGTTCGACCACACAAGCCCCGCGTAGTTTTAGACTACGCCGCCATTTCATACTTCCACGTCTCCAACGTCTCCCTGGACGCCACCATGAATTTCAACGTCTCCTTCAGGAATTCCAACGAAAAGGTGGTCATTTTCTACGATAACTTCTTTGTCGAGGTGATCTACAGCTCTGAAAGGATTGCTTCCGGATCGGTCCCTAAATTTGTCCAGGGTGAGAAGAATACGACTGTGATTCAGCCGAGGGCCCAAGCTCACTTGCTCCGTCTTGATCCGCAGACTTCGGCGGAACTCGCGGCGGATAATCAGGCGGGGAGGATTGGCTTCGACCTCAAGATGACGGCTAAGACTCGGTTCAAGTTGGGGCGGTGGTCGACCAAGCATTACAGAATGACTGTCAAATGTGTTAAATTGGTCATCAATTTTATTCCAGGGCCCTTTCACAGGCAGAAGTGCAGGGTTTTCTTCTAG